The following coding sequences are from one Salvia hispanica cultivar TCC Black 2014 chromosome 3, UniMelb_Shisp_WGS_1.0, whole genome shotgun sequence window:
- the LOC125209184 gene encoding uncharacterized protein At1g08160-like, with translation MPKSKDTPPPTVQARQPNATRCILIVVLVLILLTLFVVAVIWLAVQPKKLILSIEHSSITGYTGNNATAGNSTFHCLLRSRNPNKRVSFQFKRIEVEATYHGTKLFNGSVAPFRQPVRNVTEVEVELPGVRAALQGKEADQFRAERATGSATMEVKVTGKTHMKIGVFKVHRTVTAACGPYEVPFKESEGFRRVDCDTDVSY, from the coding sequence ATGCCAAAATCCAAGGACACGCCGCCGCCGACGGTGCAGGCGCGGCAGCCCAACGCCACGCGCTGCATCCTCATCGTCGTCCTCGTCCTCATCCTCCTCACCCTCTTCGTGGTCGCCGTCATCTGGCTCGCCGTCCAGCCCAAGAAGCTCATCCTCTCCATCGAGCACAGCTCCATCACCGGCTACACCGGCAACAACGCCACCGCCGGCAACTCCACCTTCCACTGCCTGCTCCGGTCCAGGAACCCCAACAAGCGCGTCTCCTTCCAATTCAAGAGGATCGAGGTGGAGGCCACCTACCACGGCACCAAGCTCTTCAACGGGAGCGTGGCGCCGTTCCGCCAGCCGGTGAGGAACGTGacggaggtggaggtggaatTGCCCGGGGTGAGGGCGGCGCTGCAGGGGAAGGAGGCCGACCAATTTAGGGCGGAGAGGGCGACGGGGAGCGCCACGATGGAGGTCAAGGTCACGGGGAAGACGCACATGAAGATCGGGGTGTTCAAGGTGCATCGGACCGTCACCGCCGCCTGTGGGCCCTACGAAGTCCCGTTTAAGGAGTCGGAGGGGTTTCGGAGGGTCGACTGCGACACCGATGTATcttattga